From one Pseudomonas sp. S35 genomic stretch:
- a CDS encoding ligase-associated DNA damage response exonuclease codes for MDLVIARSEGLYCPAGDFYIDPWRPVERSVITHAHGDHARNGNQHYLAAAPGEGILRSRLGQDINLQTLAYGEKLLHHGVTLSFHPAGHVLGSAQVRLEYQGEVWVASGDYKVEPDGTCAPFEPVRCHTFITESTFGLPIYRWQPQAQIFAGINDWWQANIAAGKASVLYCYSFGKAQRILHGIDASIGPILSHGAVEPLNRVYREAGIYIPDTLYAGDFTKTDPLLRQALIIAPPSAGGSSWIKRFGDYSDAFASGWMRLRGTRRRRGVDRGFVLSDHADWPGLLWAIEQTGAERVMVTHGSVGVLVRHLREKGLDAQGFTTQYGDDEEEASP; via the coding sequence ATGGACCTTGTCATCGCCCGCTCCGAAGGTCTCTACTGCCCCGCCGGTGATTTCTACATCGACCCCTGGCGCCCCGTAGAACGCTCGGTCATCACCCACGCCCATGGCGACCACGCCCGCAACGGCAACCAGCATTACCTGGCCGCCGCCCCCGGCGAAGGCATCCTGCGTTCGCGCCTGGGTCAGGACATCAACCTGCAAACCCTGGCCTACGGCGAAAAACTGCTGCACCACGGTGTGACCTTGAGTTTCCACCCGGCCGGGCACGTGCTCGGTTCAGCCCAGGTGCGCCTGGAATACCAGGGTGAAGTCTGGGTGGCGTCCGGCGATTACAAAGTCGAGCCGGATGGCACCTGTGCGCCCTTTGAGCCGGTGCGTTGCCACACCTTTATCACCGAATCCACCTTTGGCCTGCCGATCTACCGCTGGCAGCCCCAGGCGCAGATTTTTGCCGGAATCAACGACTGGTGGCAGGCCAATATCGCCGCCGGCAAGGCCAGCGTGTTGTACTGCTATTCCTTCGGCAAAGCCCAGCGCATCCTGCATGGCATTGACGCCAGCATCGGCCCGATCCTCAGTCACGGTGCGGTCGAACCGCTGAACCGGGTGTACCGCGAGGCCGGTATCTACATTCCCGACACGCTTTATGCCGGGGACTTCACCAAGACCGATCCACTGCTGCGCCAAGCCTTGATCATCGCCCCGCCCTCCGCCGGCGGCAGCAGTTGGATCAAGCGCTTCGGCGACTACAGCGACGCGTTCGCCAGTGGCTGGATGCGCCTGCGCGGCACGCGGCGGCGGCGCGGTGTAGACCGAGGCTTTGTGCTCTCGGACCACGCCGACTGGCCCGGTTTGCTGTGGGCCATCGAACAAACCGGCGCCGAACGGGTGATGGTGACCCACGGCTCTGTCGGCGTATTGGTGCGCCACCTGCGGGAAAAAGGCCTGGATGCCCAGGGCTTCACTACCCAATACGGTGATGATGAAGAAGAGGCCAGCCCATGA
- a CDS encoding penicillin acylase family protein, with translation MASPALSHFLPRFGVAAAVASALSLAGCQLQSTQDTLPPVAGVQPIKGLAQNVSVRRNAQGMPLIESNTFHDALFSLGYVHASDRITQMVTLRLLAQGRLAEMSGPQVLDVDRFMRAVNLKKSAGELYNASSPRLKRFFEVYARGVNAYLFRYRDKLPPDLAQSGYKPEYWKPEDSALLFCLLNFSESANLQEELASLVLAQKVGVDKLAWLTPSAPDEPIPLAEAEKLKGVNFSQITGLAGLDTVSQQLSSLNSLAVTTSSNWAIGPQRSRSGKSLLANDLAAQPQAPSPWNYVQIRAPKYQAVGASIAGLPTLLSGFNGKVAWSMSAVKGDTQDLFLEKVKRQGNALYYENNGKWLPAGVRNETFFVKGQRSIREVVYETRHGALLNSSQALTSGLGLALQTADFKDDKSLDAFFDLSRAQNVAKASDATREIRAIALNMVFADATNIGWQVTGRFPNRREGEGLLPSPGWDARFDWDGYADAMLHPYDQDPAQGWIGTANQRTAPRGYGMQLSNSWDAPERSERLAQLANAGKHDSRSVIAMQYDQTTTFGAKLKTMFQAPGMALPLKQAIDALPAAEQAKAREALKRLMAFDGRLVATSADAALYELFLQESTQQIFLDELGPQNSASWKAFVSNANLSYAAQADHLLGREDSPFWDDVRTPQKEDKPAILARSLAAAITAGDSLLGADHKAWQWGKLHTTTWQNTSGQVIRGPLASGGDHNTLNPAPYSWGQDFNTTQVPALRMIVDFSQMEPMMGQGGIGQSGNPASPNYANGIDPSLKAQYLSFPMQPQNFEKVYGKARLTLTPGK, from the coding sequence ATGGCCTCGCCAGCCCTCTCACATTTTCTTCCCCGGTTCGGCGTTGCCGCGGCAGTGGCCAGTGCATTAAGCCTGGCCGGTTGCCAGCTCCAGAGCACCCAGGACACCCTGCCTCCCGTTGCGGGCGTGCAGCCGATCAAAGGCCTGGCACAGAATGTGTCGGTGCGCCGCAATGCCCAAGGCATGCCGCTGATCGAAAGCAACACCTTCCACGACGCGCTGTTCAGCCTTGGTTATGTGCACGCCAGTGACCGCATCACCCAGATGGTCACCCTGCGCCTGCTGGCCCAGGGCCGCCTGGCGGAAATGTCCGGGCCGCAAGTGCTGGATGTCGACCGTTTCATGCGGGCGGTCAACCTGAAGAAAAGCGCCGGCGAGCTGTATAACGCCTCATCGCCGCGCCTCAAGCGCTTTTTCGAAGTGTATGCCCGTGGCGTCAACGCCTACCTGTTCCGCTACCGCGACAAGCTGCCGCCGGACCTGGCCCAGAGCGGCTACAAGCCCGAGTACTGGAAGCCGGAAGATTCGGCGCTGTTGTTCTGCCTGCTGAATTTCAGCGAGTCGGCCAACCTGCAGGAAGAGCTGGCGTCCCTCGTGCTGGCGCAAAAGGTCGGCGTCGACAAACTCGCCTGGCTCACCCCCAGCGCGCCGGATGAGCCGATCCCACTGGCTGAAGCCGAGAAACTCAAGGGCGTGAACTTCAGCCAGATCACTGGCCTGGCCGGGCTCGACACCGTGAGCCAGCAACTGAGCAGCCTCAATTCGCTGGCCGTGACCACGTCGAGCAACTGGGCGATTGGCCCGCAACGCAGCCGCAGCGGCAAAAGCCTGCTGGCCAACGACCTCGCCGCCCAGCCACAAGCCCCGTCACCGTGGAACTACGTGCAGATCCGCGCACCGAAGTACCAGGCCGTTGGCGCCTCGATCGCCGGCTTGCCGACGCTGTTGTCCGGCTTCAACGGCAAAGTCGCGTGGAGCATGAGCGCGGTCAAGGGTGACACCCAGGACCTGTTCCTGGAAAAGGTCAAACGCCAGGGCAACGCGTTGTACTACGAGAACAACGGAAAATGGTTGCCGGCCGGCGTGCGTAACGAAACCTTCTTTGTCAAAGGCCAGCGCTCGATTCGCGAAGTGGTGTACGAAACCCGTCACGGCGCCCTGCTCAACAGCAGCCAGGCGCTGACCAGCGGGCTGGGCCTGGCCCTGCAAACCGCCGACTTCAAAGACGACAAGAGCCTGGACGCGTTCTTCGACCTGTCCCGCGCGCAAAACGTCGCCAAGGCCTCGGACGCCACCCGGGAAATCCGCGCCATCGCCTTGAACATGGTGTTCGCCGACGCCACCAACATCGGCTGGCAAGTCACCGGCCGCTTCCCCAACCGCCGCGAAGGCGAAGGCTTGCTGCCGTCGCCGGGCTGGGATGCGCGCTTTGATTGGGACGGTTACGCCGACGCGATGCTGCACCCCTATGACCAGGACCCGGCCCAAGGCTGGATCGGCACCGCCAACCAGCGCACCGCGCCGCGTGGCTATGGCATGCAGTTGTCCAACTCCTGGGATGCACCGGAGCGCAGCGAGCGCTTGGCGCAACTGGCCAACGCCGGCAAGCATGACAGCCGCAGCGTGATCGCCATGCAATACGACCAGACCACCACCTTCGGAGCCAAGCTCAAGACCATGTTCCAGGCGCCGGGCATGGCCCTGCCGCTGAAACAAGCGATCGATGCCCTGCCAGCGGCCGAACAGGCCAAGGCCCGCGAAGCGCTGAAGCGCCTGATGGCCTTTGACGGCCGTCTCGTTGCGACATCCGCCGACGCGGCACTGTACGAATTGTTCCTGCAGGAAAGCACCCAGCAGATCTTCCTCGACGAACTCGGCCCGCAAAACAGCGCCAGCTGGAAAGCCTTCGTCAGCAATGCCAACCTGTCCTACGCCGCCCAGGCCGACCACTTGCTGGGCCGCGAAGACAGCCCGTTCTGGGACGACGTGCGTACACCTCAAAAAGAAGACAAACCGGCGATCCTCGCTCGCAGCCTCGCGGCCGCGATCACCGCCGGCGACAGCCTGTTGGGCGCCGATCACAAGGCCTGGCAGTGGGGCAAACTGCACACCACCACCTGGCAAAACACCAGCGGCCAAGTGATTCGTGGCCCACTGGCCTCCGGTGGCGACCACAACACCTTGAACCCGGCGCCGTACAGTTGGGGCCAGGATTTCAATACCACCCAGGTCCCGGCGCTGCGCATGATCGTCGACTTCAGCCAGATGGAACCGATGATGGGCCAGGGCGGTATCGGCCAATCCGGCAACCCGGCCAGCCCGAACTATGCCAATGGCATCGACCCGTCGCTCAAGGCGCAATACCTGAGCTTCCCGATGCAACCGCAGAACTTTGAGAAGGTGTATGGCAAGGCCCGGTTGACCCTGACGCCAGGCAAATAA
- a CDS encoding SEC-C metal-binding domain-containing protein gives MTQQPHVHGPDCNHDHDHHDHDHGHVHGPNCGHAHQEPVRNALKDVGRNDPCPCGSEKKFKKCHGA, from the coding sequence ATGACTCAGCAACCCCATGTCCATGGTCCTGACTGCAACCACGATCACGATCACCATGATCACGACCACGGCCATGTCCACGGCCCGAACTGCGGCCACGCTCACCAAGAGCCTGTGCGCAATGCGTTGAAGGACGTTGGCCGCAACGACCCTTGCCCGTGCGGCAGCGAGAAGAAATTCAAGAAGTGCCACGGGGCGTAA
- a CDS encoding LEA type 2 family protein, with protein MLRIYSLMLALTFGLSGCASWFEDNSPAPHVSLVKVEVVRAKLLEQKFKLYFRVDNRDDADLTVRGLIYKVTLDDFVLTEGESNEWLTVPPKGHRFFKVSVRTNLWPQIRSVVQLLKKPDQPVPYRLEGELKTGLFIGYDVQVAHNGVIIPGDFIPERHR; from the coding sequence ATGCTTCGGATATACAGCTTGATGCTGGCGTTGACCTTCGGCCTGAGCGGGTGTGCTTCGTGGTTCGAAGACAATTCGCCAGCGCCCCACGTGTCACTGGTGAAGGTCGAAGTAGTACGGGCCAAATTGCTGGAGCAGAAATTCAAGCTGTACTTTCGCGTAGACAACCGCGACGACGCCGATCTGACCGTGCGGGGCCTGATCTACAAAGTCACGCTGGATGACTTTGTGCTGACTGAAGGCGAGTCCAATGAATGGCTCACCGTGCCGCCCAAGGGCCATCGGTTTTTCAAGGTCTCGGTGCGCACCAACCTCTGGCCGCAGATACGCAGCGTGGTGCAACTGCTGAAAAAACCCGACCAGCCCGTGCCGTATCGCCTGGAAGGTGAGCTCAAAACCGGATTATTCATCGGTTATGACGTGCAGGTAGCCCACAATGGCGTGATAATCCCCGGCGATTTTATTCCGGAGCGACATCGATGA
- a CDS encoding YchJ family protein yields the protein MSTSICPCGSGNLLDACCGHYHAGHPAPCASALMRSRYSAYVLGLVDYLVATTLPAQQTGLDRTAISAWSAQSTWLGLEVESSEVFGGQPEHAFVTFTARWHDNTGEHSHREQSSFVQNDGRWYFIDPTVEVKAGRNDACLCGSGQKFKKCCASYL from the coding sequence ATGAGTACATCCATTTGCCCCTGCGGCAGTGGCAACCTGCTGGATGCCTGCTGCGGCCATTATCACGCCGGCCACCCTGCCCCTTGCGCCAGCGCGTTGATGCGTTCGCGCTACAGCGCCTATGTGCTGGGCCTGGTGGACTATCTGGTGGCCACCACGTTGCCCGCGCAACAGACGGGCCTGGACCGCACCGCCATCAGCGCCTGGAGTGCACAAAGCACCTGGCTTGGCCTTGAGGTGGAAAGCTCCGAGGTGTTCGGCGGCCAGCCGGAACACGCCTTCGTGACCTTTACCGCACGCTGGCACGACAACACTGGCGAACATAGCCACCGCGAGCAGTCTTCTTTCGTACAGAATGACGGGCGCTGGTACTTCATCGACCCCACGGTAGAGGTCAAAGCCGGACGCAACGATGCCTGCCTCTGCGGCAGTGGGCAAAAGTTCAAGAAGTGCTGCGCAAGCTACCTCTAA
- a CDS encoding DUF6231 family protein has translation MTAGISARTPQQALAALLDLHQPKRLLLLGASQFPALDAFKAAHPDTQVSVAAPGPLPAELAAQRFDLALVVDCLEHLSKPLGLTLLGGIRNLNTSRIAVLVDLVACDWKDTDFFSLALQAGERFQRDEQVLTLFTYDLLDYKQVPDWLNARFWANPENFGKYWW, from the coding sequence ATGACCGCTGGTATTTCTGCCCGTACCCCCCAGCAAGCGCTGGCCGCCTTGCTCGACCTGCACCAGCCCAAACGCCTGCTGCTGCTGGGTGCCAGCCAGTTCCCGGCGCTGGATGCCTTCAAGGCAGCGCACCCCGACACCCAAGTATCCGTCGCAGCGCCTGGACCATTGCCCGCAGAACTCGCGGCGCAGCGTTTTGACCTGGCGCTGGTGGTCGACTGCCTGGAACACCTTTCCAAACCGCTAGGCCTGACGCTGCTCGGCGGTATTCGCAACCTCAACACCAGCCGGATTGCGGTGCTGGTAGACCTGGTTGCCTGCGACTGGAAGGACACCGACTTCTTCTCCCTGGCCCTGCAGGCCGGCGAGCGCTTCCAGCGCGATGAGCAAGTGCTGACGCTGTTTACCTACGATCTGCTTGACTATAAACAGGTGCCCGACTGGCTCAACGCCCGCTTCTGGGCCAACCCGGAAAACTTCGGAAAGTATTGGTGGTAA
- a CDS encoding collagen-like protein, whose amino-acid sequence MRKVFLLALLVSPVALAQSVSVETNSLMRLPSSTSVLQLERLDVADYGTLLIPATISQVTVDELHLGRDARIAIVPGSTALQLQVRHAQLEHGSQITSRGAPGTHEKPAKAGRDLILRINSLTAEELSVDARGGAGAQGYAGLDGANGVDPGCTWGAAGRGFNGDNGGDGLPGAAGAQVRVELPKDFAAQQIKVWVDGGAGGLAGVAGKPGKGGESKGCLVYRADGGEKGRPGLEGQPGPVGPAGTVTIQRL is encoded by the coding sequence ATGCGTAAGGTTTTTCTGTTGGCCCTGTTGGTCAGCCCCGTTGCCCTGGCCCAGAGCGTCAGTGTTGAAACCAACTCGTTGATGCGCCTGCCCAGCAGTACCAGCGTGTTGCAACTGGAGCGCCTGGACGTGGCGGACTACGGCACCTTGCTGATCCCGGCCACGATCAGCCAGGTCACGGTGGATGAACTGCATCTGGGGCGCGATGCGCGCATCGCCATTGTGCCTGGCAGTACCGCATTGCAGTTGCAGGTGCGCCATGCGCAACTGGAACATGGCAGCCAGATCACTTCGCGCGGTGCGCCCGGCACCCACGAAAAACCGGCCAAGGCTGGGCGTGACCTGATCTTGCGTATCAATTCGCTCACGGCTGAGGAACTGTCGGTGGACGCCCGTGGCGGCGCCGGTGCCCAAGGTTATGCCGGACTCGACGGTGCCAACGGCGTGGACCCAGGTTGCACCTGGGGCGCGGCGGGGCGCGGGTTTAATGGCGATAACGGCGGCGATGGCCTGCCGGGTGCGGCGGGCGCGCAGGTGCGCGTCGAGTTGCCGAAGGATTTTGCGGCGCAGCAGATCAAGGTCTGGGTGGATGGCGGCGCCGGTGGTCTGGCCGGTGTGGCGGGCAAGCCGGGCAAGGGCGGGGAGTCCAAAGGTTGCTTGGTGTACCGTGCCGATGGCGGCGAAAAAGGCCGGCCAGGGCTGGAAGGGCAACCGGGGCCGGTTGGGCCGGCGGGGACTGTGACTATCCAGCGGCTATGA
- a CDS encoding CopD family protein yields MTAFSLAYTLHVLAALVWVGGMFFAWMILRPAAVAALEGPARLTLWANVFQRFFVWVWVAVLILPISGVGLLHLRFNGFETAPRYVQVMMGLYVVMAALFIRIQALKFPQLKAAVAAQDWPAGAAALGQIRKLVGVNLIVGLLVVAIASARPMF; encoded by the coding sequence ATGACCGCGTTTAGCCTCGCTTACACCCTGCATGTATTGGCCGCCCTGGTATGGGTGGGCGGCATGTTTTTCGCCTGGATGATCCTGCGCCCCGCCGCTGTGGCGGCACTTGAGGGCCCTGCCCGGCTCACGTTGTGGGCGAATGTGTTTCAACGTTTTTTCGTGTGGGTGTGGGTCGCCGTGCTGATTTTGCCGATCAGCGGTGTGGGCCTGCTGCATCTGCGCTTCAATGGTTTTGAGACCGCGCCGCGCTATGTGCAGGTGATGATGGGCTTGTATGTGGTGATGGCGGCGCTGTTTATCCGCATCCAGGCATTGAAGTTCCCGCAGTTGAAGGCAGCAGTGGCGGCCCAGGATTGGCCGGCGGGCGCCGCTGCGCTGGGGCAGATCCGAAAGTTGGTGGGGGTTAACTTGATTGTCGGGCTGCTGGTGGTGGCGATTGCTTCGGCTCGGCCGATGTTCTGA
- the dinG gene encoding ATP-dependent DNA helicase DinG, producing MISTELKTTIQGAYSRFLEAKSLKPRYGQRLMIAEVAKVLGDIDTDDEGRREGEPAVVAVEAGTGTGKTVAYSLAAIPTAKAAGKRLVIATATVALQEQIVYKDLPDLMRNSGLNFTFALAKGRGRYMCLSKLDVLLQEGHAQTATASLFEEEGFKIEVDEVSQKLFTSMIEKLAGNKWDGDRDSWPTALEDADWARLTTDHSQCTNRHCPNFGQCAFYKAREGMGKVDVIVTNHDMVLADLALGGGAVLPDPRDTLYVFDEGHHLPDKAIGHFAHYTRLRSTADWLESTAKNLTKLLAQHPLPGDLGKLIEQVPELAREIKTQQQFMFSACEQVADFKPGEDVEGRERPRHRFVGGMISEHMREMGIELKKGFSRLTDLFTRLTDLLKEGMDGEVNIGIASNQAEEWYPLFGSLLSRSQGNWELWTAFTVEDPEDNPPMARWLTLSESGALFDIEVNASPILAAEMLRRNLWNVAYGCLVTSATLTALGTFDRFRMRAGLPKKAVTAVVPSPFHHADAGVLRVPDLRADPRDAPAHTAAIIRDLPGLVEGSRGTLVLFSSRKQMQDVFDGLDRDWRKQVFIQGNLSKQETLNKHKARVDGGDSSVLFGLASFAEGVDLPGAYCEHVVIAKIPFSVPDDPVEAALAEWIEARGGNPFMEISVPDASLKLVQACGRLLRTEEDRGTITLLDRRLVTQRYGKAILNALPPFRREIS from the coding sequence ATGATCAGCACTGAACTCAAAACCACGATCCAGGGTGCCTACTCGCGTTTTCTCGAAGCCAAGAGCTTGAAACCGCGCTATGGCCAACGCCTGATGATCGCCGAAGTCGCCAAGGTCCTCGGGGATATCGACACCGACGACGAGGGCCGCCGCGAGGGTGAGCCTGCCGTCGTGGCCGTCGAGGCCGGTACCGGTACCGGCAAGACCGTGGCCTACAGCCTGGCCGCGATCCCCACCGCCAAGGCCGCCGGCAAGCGCCTGGTGATCGCCACCGCCACCGTCGCCCTGCAAGAGCAGATCGTCTACAAAGACCTGCCCGACCTGATGCGCAACAGTGGCCTGAACTTCACGTTTGCCCTGGCCAAGGGCCGTGGCCGCTACATGTGCCTGTCCAAGCTCGATGTGTTGCTGCAGGAAGGCCATGCGCAGACCGCCACGGCGTCGCTGTTCGAAGAAGAAGGCTTCAAGATCGAGGTTGATGAAGTCAGCCAGAAGCTGTTTACCAGCATGATCGAGAAACTGGCCGGCAATAAATGGGACGGTGACCGCGACAGCTGGCCCACCGCCCTGGAAGATGCCGACTGGGCACGCCTGACCACCGATCATAGCCAGTGCACCAACCGCCATTGCCCGAACTTCGGCCAATGCGCGTTCTATAAAGCACGCGAAGGCATGGGCAAGGTCGATGTGATCGTCACCAACCACGACATGGTGCTGGCCGACCTGGCCCTGGGCGGCGGCGCCGTACTGCCCGACCCGCGTGACACCCTCTACGTGTTCGACGAAGGTCACCACCTGCCCGACAAGGCCATCGGCCACTTCGCCCACTACACGCGCCTGCGCTCCACCGCCGACTGGCTGGAGTCCACCGCCAAGAACCTCACCAAGTTGCTGGCCCAGCACCCGCTGCCCGGTGACCTGGGCAAGCTGATCGAACAGGTGCCGGAACTGGCGCGGGAGATCAAGACCCAACAGCAATTCATGTTCAGCGCCTGCGAACAGGTCGCCGACTTCAAGCCCGGCGAAGACGTGGAAGGCCGTGAACGGCCGCGCCACCGCTTTGTCGGCGGGATGATTTCCGAGCATATGCGCGAAATGGGCATCGAACTGAAGAAGGGCTTTTCGCGCCTGACCGACCTGTTCACCCGCCTCACCGACTTGCTGAAGGAAGGCATGGATGGCGAGGTCAATATCGGCATCGCCAGCAACCAGGCCGAAGAATGGTACCCACTGTTCGGCAGCCTGCTGTCACGTTCCCAGGGCAACTGGGAGTTGTGGACCGCCTTTACCGTCGAAGACCCGGAAGACAACCCGCCCATGGCCCGTTGGCTGACCCTGTCCGAAAGCGGTGCGCTGTTTGATATCGAGGTCAACGCCAGCCCGATCCTTGCCGCCGAAATGCTGCGCCGCAACCTGTGGAATGTGGCGTATGGCTGCCTGGTAACCTCGGCCACGCTGACGGCCCTGGGCACGTTCGACCGTTTCCGCATGCGTGCTGGCTTGCCGAAAAAGGCCGTCACCGCTGTGGTGCCAAGCCCGTTCCATCACGCCGACGCCGGCGTGCTGCGGGTGCCGGACCTCAGGGCCGATCCTCGGGACGCGCCGGCCCACACGGCTGCGATCATCCGCGACTTGCCTGGCCTGGTCGAAGGCTCTCGCGGCACCCTGGTGCTGTTTTCTTCGCGCAAGCAGATGCAGGACGTGTTCGACGGCCTCGATCGCGACTGGCGCAAGCAGGTGTTTATCCAGGGCAACCTGTCCAAGCAGGAAACCCTGAACAAGCACAAGGCGCGCGTCGATGGCGGTGATTCCAGTGTGCTGTTCGGCCTGGCGAGCTTTGCCGAAGGCGTCGACTTGCCGGGCGCCTACTGTGAACACGTGGTGATCGCCAAGATCCCGTTCTCGGTGCCGGATGACCCGGTCGAGGCCGCGTTGGCCGAATGGATCGAAGCCCGGGGCGGTAACCCGTTCATGGAGATCTCGGTGCCGGATGCTTCCTTGAAGCTGGTGCAGGCCTGCGGGCGCTTGCTGCGTACCGAAGAGGACCGGGGCACCATCACCTTGCTCGACCGTCGTTTGGTCACCCAGCGCTACGGTAAAGCTATCCTCAATGCTTTACCGCCTTTCCGGCGCGAAATTTCTTAA
- a CDS encoding beta-galactosidase, producing the protein MIRTLPALFALLFAAPLMAAPAGQQTLFNFVRPADVVKVATQDASLPQYNAEQTPEGEVLRRITFNPAAEPSLVLSPQAGVWDWSQSSAMSLRIQSAMDWALTLYVKVQSSDGKTLVSRIDLPAGPAQTLLIPLQANSPLSQGMKAGPPMPITVEGQRVLLAASAGEVDRSQVVSVTLSMLKPNAAQSILLERFGVQDSEPVLKAAYSELVDAYGQSTRARWPEKVSSDEQLKAAVAKEQQQLQGWLAERDKSALDKFGGWNKGPAFKASGFFHTEKRDGRWYLVTPQGHPFYSLGVNTVAPDNSQTYVAGREWMFAALPKADEPFDKYYGSGDNRTGNGAGEGRSFGAGRWYDFYGANLQRAYGGEGFDQKRWVTHTLDRLQAWGFNTVGNWSDEDLAAADRVPYTLPLSIVGDYASISTGTDWWGGMPDPFDPRFAMATERAVAIAARDHRDDPWLIGFFADNELAWAGPGDDPKSRYALAYGTLRMTTDVPAKRAFLKQLRDKYRNEEGLSKAWGIELAGWELMEDPGFEPPMPSPEHPEIEADFKYFQKTFADAYFKTISDSLKWHAPNQLLLGGRYAISTPEAVASCAQYCDVLSFNMYTLKPQDGYDFAALRALDKPVLITEFNFGSADRGPFWGGVTQLAREEDRGAAYANFLKQALAEPSIVGVHWFQYLDQPVTGRLLDGENGHFGLVGITDVPFQGFVDSVRKSNLAAVDQLGKEAQKAKAVSAAHEREGGKPGHEGKGPGQGAGHAGGHAGNGH; encoded by the coding sequence ATGATTCGCACGCTGCCCGCCCTTTTTGCCCTGCTGTTCGCTGCGCCCTTGATGGCTGCGCCCGCCGGGCAACAAACCCTGTTCAACTTCGTCCGGCCTGCCGATGTGGTCAAGGTGGCGACCCAGGACGCGAGCCTGCCGCAATACAACGCCGAACAAACCCCTGAAGGCGAGGTACTGCGCCGCATCACCTTCAACCCTGCCGCTGAACCGAGCCTGGTGCTCAGCCCGCAGGCTGGCGTGTGGGACTGGTCGCAGTCCAGCGCCATGAGCCTGCGCATCCAAAGTGCTATGGACTGGGCGCTGACGCTCTACGTCAAGGTGCAGAGCAGTGACGGCAAGACCCTGGTCAGCCGCATCGACTTGCCGGCCGGTCCGGCCCAGACCTTGCTCATCCCGCTGCAAGCCAACTCGCCGTTGAGCCAGGGCATGAAGGCCGGCCCGCCGATGCCGATCACCGTGGAGGGCCAGCGTGTGTTGCTGGCCGCCAGTGCCGGGGAAGTCGACCGCAGCCAGGTGGTCTCGGTGACGCTGTCGATGCTCAAGCCCAACGCCGCGCAAAGCATTCTGCTGGAACGCTTTGGCGTGCAGGACAGTGAGCCGGTGCTCAAGGCCGCCTACAGCGAACTGGTGGACGCTTACGGGCAGTCCACCCGCGCGCGCTGGCCGGAGAAGGTCAGCAGCGACGAACAGCTCAAGGCCGCCGTCGCCAAGGAGCAACAGCAGCTCCAGGGCTGGCTGGCCGAGCGGGATAAATCCGCATTGGACAAGTTTGGTGGCTGGAACAAAGGCCCTGCATTCAAGGCCAGCGGTTTTTTCCACACCGAGAAACGTGATGGCCGCTGGTATCTGGTGACGCCGCAAGGGCATCCGTTCTATTCCCTGGGCGTCAATACCGTTGCCCCGGACAACAGCCAGACCTACGTGGCCGGTCGTGAATGGATGTTTGCCGCCCTGCCCAAGGCCGACGAGCCCTTTGACAAGTATTACGGCAGTGGCGATAACCGCACTGGCAACGGCGCGGGTGAGGGTCGTAGCTTCGGTGCCGGGCGTTGGTACGATTTCTACGGCGCCAACCTGCAGCGTGCTTACGGCGGCGAAGGCTTCGACCAGAAGCGCTGGGTGACCCACACCCTCGATCGCCTGCAAGCCTGGGGCTTCAACACCGTGGGTAACTGGAGTGACGAGGACTTGGCCGCGGCCGACCGTGTGCCTTACACCTTGCCGCTGTCGATCGTCGGCGATTACGCCAGCATCAGCACCGGTACCGACTGGTGGGGCGGCATGCCCGACCCGTTCGACCCGCGCTTCGCGATGGCCACCGAGCGCGCCGTTGCGATTGCTGCCCGCGATCATCGCGACGACCCGTGGTTGATCGGTTTCTTTGCCGACAACGAACTGGCCTGGGCCGGCCCCGGTGATGATCCTAAATCACGTTACGCCTTGGCCTACGGCACGCTGCGCATGACCACCGACGTGCCTGCCAAGCGTGCGTTCCTCAAGCAACTTCGAGACAAGTACCGCAACGAAGAGGGCCTGTCGAAAGCCTGGGGCATCGAGTTGGCCGGTTGGGAGTTGATGGAAGATCCGGGTTTCGAGCCACCGATGCCCAGCCCTGAGCACCCGGAAATCGAAGCTGACTTCAAATACTTCCAGAAGACGTTTGCCGATGCTTACTTCAAGACCATTTCCGACTCGCTCAAGTGGCACGCACCCAACCAACTGCTGCTGGGTGGACGCTACGCGATCAGCACCCCGGAAGCCGTGGCGTCCTGCGCGCAGTATTGCGATGTGCTGAGCTTCAATATGTACACCCTCAAGCCTCAGGACGGTTACGACTTCGCCGCATTGCGCGCGTTGGATAAACCGGTGTTGATCACTGAATTCAACTTTGGCTCGGCCGACCGTGGCCCGTTCTGGGGCGGAGTGACCCAGTTGGCCAGGGAAGAGGACCGTGGCGCGGCCTATGCCAACTTCCTAAAGCAAGCCCTGGCCGAGCCGTCGATTGTCGGCGTGCACTGGTTCCAATACCTGGACCAACCCGTGACCGGGCGTTTGCTGGACGGCGAGAATGGTCACTTCGGCCTGGTGGGCATCACCGATGTGCCCTTCCAGGGGTTTGTCGACAGCGTGCGTAAAAGCAACCTGGCGGCGGTGGATCAGTTGGGCAAGGAAGCGCAAAAGGCCAAGGCTGTCAGCGCGGCGCATGAACGCGAAGGCGGCAAACCCGGGCATGAAGGCAAAGGCCCGGGGCAGGGCGCCGGGCATGCCGGTGGGCACGCCGGAAACGGCCATTGA